From the genome of Proteus vulgaris, one region includes:
- a CDS encoding DUF637 domain-containing protein, whose translation MCEKDISWKQRLISYSIAYVIAIYPLHPAWSLAITPSDKTIKVNQQNTVPIINISTPNDLGISHNKFHSFNVSKQGVVINNATTSVNTQLAKQVNANTNLKGSAAHLIINEVVGNGRSQLQGKLEVAGEQAKVVIANPNGITCDGCSFINTPAITLTTGKPLFNPQGAYSAIEVKKGGVVIGTQGIDLQAQDYADIISRSIELNGKFNAKNLSLMQGNNRIDFDKGTVNSINGEGVKPILSIDTKALGGMYANQIRLVSTEKGIGVNLSNIQTNQNSVNITVDGKITFNGNIQSERDINVSSKELQINSNTKLKAKRDITLATNTLINHSEVISEKDMRLFADKLTNKGEKAIIQAKDNLWIQKNAQGDPSTLIENQSATIKTEKGDLIIRTKKLVNTSLNELPTFLNVEANSTARKSFVASYWGNSQGVVSINTYYPVLENFPYEKWFGYLDLTSTDIINTERYKYNYSDFIGHIDSGKNIYINANELINNLGVIHSNENTILTGSNAVISNLMPGELNLWYRYKTSYKDLGVYVDEEDDDGNYDILYVREPLKFELLNKFYSWSPDRKSFSTILSKGNLVLDFKNSINIEANPPSKYLPIKKSINKLHSGYNFLANNILINSNSINISSNINSNNELSVISSGDIIVKDSHLSSKKSLSLISNKNIELNQVDLTAKDGVVLAKNGNIDYTLNPISAFNENNVLTPPAINVSDSILFQSGKDITFNNIEINNANFLSLISQGDIKIQRNESELFKILPYFHLYNKESALSKTESWKTRGDITFTAGKDIISQGIKYHSDKAITFNAGQDIFLASKSIKEADPFFSDTYYPQLQSKLFSDDNLILNAARDVDLSSTVLNSKDKVIVLAGRNIKLGANAYSAIKDPHEDSQDIQYSTSAITGNKGISIASSGTLITEGSSLKSDGNITISSGGNIQLGSVKTYFRKESGSKLEELRKQVSTEINSGNNLTLLSEGSILFQASKLIANKEIDIAAKGGFLYAQAMEESSYYEEEKKKCNPWTLCTTKKKYTKKRHNTNNKVTEFIANGDINLFAKDDITLEASKLETAKNAKLTSKTGKVNFKAVKNTAFKQVITNSKDIYITQRNQGYIKESWALPTLYIGGKLTIDAPKGISADIKVQKGQSLEQALTVLSNTPEYAWLKDLQHHQNVNWNLVKDTYSDWDDKTKQLNPVVGAVIAIAVGVATYGTATAATIGGMASKATIAAGASASVASTASVAAQAGFASLVSQAAVSLAENQGNISKTLESLGRSDTVKSVVTSMVVAGALQGLDQFMGWDQAIQGGTLPSTGKLLATDSATWNQVAQRVASHSVVSSTLGTAIQGGSFIDNFKTALLSNIGSQLHAEGANLIGDNGAVLGHAGKVLSHATLSGLSAQISGGNINGAVIGSLAAEIAAISLGDNTIKAEEWQRKSESQAQFVRLFGGIAGGVFTGEPGGVYSGASSAENIFRFNHLFHDISMDFDREIHKCGSNAECLSKIIDKYTVFSNENSLKLDVELNTNPLAVIEIKKKRIENALELTKRPYWASYLGADTMQTEIAKQYVQYWNSQDLDKIDVNTPSWLKFSSWISEPDNQFFLVSAGFLVKELSDFAIRYFGRNSASKTISASEIGMKWSSGGGNINTQGMSWENSIAKSLPVHTRLPKNFKTFDFYIAKDKVAISAKSLDTQTMSKLNRPKQIYNTIKGNIDDAAKFEGYRLSGVNLHSEMIAKREIWLAVPQSTTKAQWIEINRAVAYGESMNIEVKITQVK comes from the coding sequence ATGTGTGAAAAGGATATTTCTTGGAAACAACGTTTAATAAGTTATAGCATAGCTTATGTAATTGCTATTTATCCATTACATCCAGCTTGGAGTTTAGCAATTACGCCCTCCGATAAAACGATTAAAGTCAATCAGCAAAATACTGTTCCTATTATTAATATTTCAACACCTAATGATCTTGGTATTTCTCATAATAAGTTTCATTCGTTCAATGTTAGCAAGCAAGGTGTTGTAATTAATAATGCGACAACTTCTGTTAATACACAATTAGCCAAACAAGTGAATGCCAATACTAATTTAAAAGGAAGTGCTGCTCATTTAATTATTAATGAAGTGGTAGGAAATGGGCGCTCACAATTACAAGGAAAATTAGAAGTTGCGGGAGAACAAGCGAAAGTTGTTATTGCTAATCCAAATGGTATTACGTGTGATGGTTGTTCGTTTATAAATACCCCAGCAATTACGCTCACAACAGGAAAACCTCTTTTTAATCCTCAAGGCGCCTATTCGGCAATAGAAGTGAAAAAAGGCGGTGTTGTTATTGGCACGCAAGGTATAGATCTCCAAGCTCAGGATTATGCCGACATTATCAGCCGTAGTATTGAGTTAAATGGAAAATTTAACGCTAAAAACCTTTCTTTAATGCAAGGAAATAACCGTATCGATTTTGATAAAGGTACAGTAAATAGCATTAATGGTGAAGGTGTTAAACCCATACTTTCTATTGATACTAAAGCGCTAGGTGGAATGTATGCCAATCAAATCCGTCTAGTCAGTACAGAAAAAGGTATTGGTGTTAATTTAAGTAATATTCAGACAAATCAAAACAGTGTGAATATAACTGTTGATGGAAAAATTACCTTTAATGGCAATATTCAATCTGAGCGAGATATTAATGTTAGTAGTAAAGAACTACAAATTAATAGTAATACAAAGTTAAAAGCAAAAAGAGATATTACTTTAGCAACTAATACGCTGATTAATCATAGTGAAGTTATCTCAGAGAAAGATATGCGTTTATTCGCAGATAAACTCACGAATAAAGGCGAAAAAGCGATTATTCAAGCGAAAGATAATTTATGGATACAGAAAAATGCGCAGGGTGACCCAAGCACTTTAATTGAAAATCAATCAGCCACGATAAAAACAGAAAAGGGTGATTTGATTATTAGAACTAAGAAATTGGTTAATACATCTTTAAATGAATTACCAACTTTTTTAAATGTCGAAGCAAACTCTACTGCTAGAAAAAGTTTTGTTGCATCATATTGGGGAAATAGCCAAGGCGTTGTTTCTATAAATACATATTATCCTGTGTTGGAAAATTTTCCATATGAAAAATGGTTTGGTTACCTAGATTTAACAAGTACAGATATTATTAATACAGAAAGATATAAATATAATTATAGTGATTTTATAGGACATATTGATTCAGGAAAAAACATTTACATTAATGCTAATGAATTGATTAATAACCTAGGTGTGATACATAGTAATGAAAATACTATTTTGACAGGAAGTAATGCTGTTATTTCAAATTTAATGCCTGGAGAGTTAAATTTATGGTATAGGTATAAGACTTCATATAAAGATCTCGGTGTATATGTAGATGAAGAGGATGACGATGGTAATTATGATATTCTTTATGTAAGGGAGCCGTTGAAATTTGAACTACTTAATAAGTTTTATTCTTGGTCACCTGATAGAAAAAGTTTTTCTACGATATTATCGAAAGGTAATTTGGTTTTAGATTTTAAAAATAGTATCAATATAGAAGCAAATCCCCCATCTAAGTATTTACCAATAAAAAAATCAATAAACAAGTTACACTCAGGTTATAATTTTTTAGCTAATAACATATTGATTAATTCTAATTCTATTAATATATCGTCAAATATAAATTCAAATAATGAACTATCTGTTATCTCTAGTGGAGATATTATTGTAAAAGATTCACACCTCTCATCTAAAAAATCATTAAGCTTAATTTCAAATAAAAATATAGAGCTTAACCAAGTAGATCTAACAGCAAAAGACGGTGTTGTTCTTGCTAAGAATGGAAACATTGATTATACATTAAATCCCATTTCTGCATTTAATGAAAATAATGTTCTAACTCCACCGGCTATTAATGTCTCTGATTCTATTTTATTTCAATCTGGAAAAGATATAACTTTTAATAATATTGAAATTAATAATGCTAACTTCTTAAGCTTAATTTCACAAGGTGATATAAAAATTCAGAGAAATGAATCGGAACTTTTTAAGATATTACCATATTTTCATTTGTATAATAAAGAGTCTGCATTATCAAAAACGGAAAGCTGGAAAACGCGAGGTGATATTACATTTACGGCTGGTAAAGATATTATTAGTCAAGGAATAAAATATCACAGCGATAAAGCTATAACCTTTAATGCCGGGCAGGATATTTTCCTTGCCTCAAAATCAATAAAAGAAGCCGATCCTTTCTTTAGTGATACTTATTATCCTCAATTACAATCTAAGTTATTTTCAGATGATAACCTTATCTTAAATGCAGCGCGTGATGTTGATTTAAGTTCAACAGTATTAAATTCAAAAGATAAAGTCATTGTATTAGCTGGTAGGAATATAAAGCTGGGTGCAAATGCTTATTCCGCCATCAAAGATCCCCACGAAGATTCTCAAGATATTCAGTATAGCACATCGGCTATTACAGGAAATAAAGGCATTTCTATTGCGTCATCAGGTACGTTAATAACAGAAGGTAGCTCACTCAAATCAGACGGTAACATTACGATATCCAGTGGTGGTAATATTCAATTAGGATCGGTAAAAACATATTTTCGTAAAGAGTCGGGTTCTAAGTTAGAAGAACTTCGCAAACAAGTCAGTACTGAAATTAATAGTGGTAATAATTTAACTCTATTATCTGAAGGCAGTATTTTATTTCAGGCATCAAAATTGATTGCCAATAAAGAGATAGATATTGCTGCTAAAGGTGGATTTCTTTACGCACAAGCGATGGAGGAATCGAGTTATTACGAAGAGGAGAAGAAAAAATGTAATCCGTGGACTTTATGTACTACCAAAAAGAAATACACGAAAAAACGTCATAATACAAATAATAAAGTTACCGAGTTTATCGCTAATGGCGATATTAATTTATTTGCTAAAGATGATATTACCTTAGAAGCGAGCAAACTAGAAACAGCGAAGAATGCAAAATTAACCAGTAAAACAGGAAAAGTTAATTTTAAAGCAGTTAAAAATACAGCATTTAAGCAAGTTATTACTAATTCAAAAGATATTTATATTACTCAGCGCAATCAGGGTTATATCAAAGAGAGTTGGGCATTACCAACACTTTATATTGGTGGAAAACTGACTATTGATGCGCCTAAAGGAATATCTGCTGATATTAAAGTTCAAAAAGGACAATCACTAGAACAAGCATTAACAGTTTTAAGTAACACTCCAGAATATGCATGGCTTAAAGATCTTCAACATCATCAAAACGTCAATTGGAATTTAGTTAAGGATACCTATTCTGATTGGGATGATAAAACAAAACAATTAAATCCTGTTGTTGGTGCGGTTATCGCTATTGCAGTGGGAGTTGCCACTTACGGTACAGCAACCGCGGCAACTATTGGTGGAATGGCAAGTAAAGCAACCATTGCGGCGGGTGCTTCAGCAAGCGTGGCTTCAACGGCATCGGTTGCAGCACAAGCAGGTTTTGCCTCTTTAGTTTCGCAAGCGGCGGTCTCTTTAGCTGAAAACCAAGGCAACATCTCTAAAACACTTGAATCACTGGGGCGTAGCGACACGGTCAAGTCTGTGGTGACGAGTATGGTGGTTGCAGGGGCACTTCAGGGTCTTGACCAATTTATGGGTTGGGATCAGGCAATCCAAGGTGGAACATTACCTTCAACAGGCAAGTTACTTGCGACCGATAGCGCAACATGGAATCAAGTTGCACAACGCGTTGCCTCTCATTCAGTTGTCAGTTCAACATTGGGCACTGCCATTCAAGGTGGCAGTTTTATTGATAATTTTAAAACCGCGCTATTAAGCAATATCGGTAGTCAGCTTCATGCCGAAGGTGCCAATTTAATTGGTGATAATGGCGCGGTATTAGGTCATGCAGGAAAGGTTTTAAGCCATGCAACATTATCTGGTTTATCTGCCCAAATTAGTGGAGGAAATATTAATGGTGCAGTTATAGGTAGCTTAGCTGCTGAAATTGCGGCTATTTCATTGGGTGATAACACTATTAAGGCTGAGGAATGGCAGAGAAAATCAGAATCACAAGCGCAATTTGTTAGATTATTTGGTGGTATTGCCGGCGGTGTTTTTACTGGTGAGCCAGGTGGTGTATATAGTGGTGCTAGTTCAGCTGAGAATATATTCCGTTTCAACCATTTATTTCATGATATTTCGATGGATTTCGATCGAGAAATACATAAATGTGGGTCTAATGCTGAATGCCTATCAAAGATAATCGACAAATATACAGTTTTTAGCAATGAAAATAGTTTAAAACTAGATGTTGAATTAAATACTAATCCGTTAGCAGTTATAGAGATCAAGAAAAAAAGAATTGAAAATGCACTTGAATTAACTAAAAGACCATATTGGGCTAGCTATCTTGGTGCTGATACAATGCAAACTGAGATAGCTAAACAATATGTTCAATATTGGAATTCGCAAGATTTAGATAAAATAGATGTAAACACTCCTTCTTGGTTAAAGTTTTCATCGTGGATCTCAGAGCCAGATAACCAGTTTTTTCTTGTTAGTGCTGGTTTTTTAGTTAAAGAATTAAGCGATTTTGCTATTAGATATTTTGGTAGAAATTCAGCAAGTAAAACAATTTCTGCTTCTGAAATTGGTATGAAATGGTCTTCTGGGGGAGGAAATATAAATACACAAGGAATGTCATGGGAAAACTCTATTGCGAAAAGCTTACCTGTTCACACTAGGTTGCCAAAAAATTTTAAAACATTTGATTTTTATATTGCTAAAGATAAAGTAGCAATAAGTGCAAAAAGCCTAGATACTCAAACGATGAGTAAACTTAATCGACCAAAACAAATTTATAATACAATTAAAGGTAATATAGATGATGCTGCAAAATTTGAAGGTTATAGATTGTCAGGAGTTAATTTACATTCAGAAATGATAGCAAAACGAGAAATTTGGCTTGCTGTACCACAATCGACAACAAAGGCCCAATGGATTGAAATTAATCGTGCGGTAGCTTATGGAGAAAGTATGAATATTGAAGTAAAAATAACGCAGGTAAAATGA
- a CDS encoding ShlB/FhaC/HecB family hemolysin secretion/activation protein: protein MHKFKKINLFFFIFLLVSKNSFSLNDENVNNKCFLINKVDITENTLLDYRQKSKVISPYLQQCLTLNDMHEVAKSITNNYIEKGYVTSQAIIPEQDLSNHKLVIKIIEGRIKDISINGVSSRLIDIIFPSFKEKILNLRDLEHGLEQLNRLTTTQYTLDIQPSDSVGYSSVTINRKAKKLPLKNRLTIDNSGTETTGKILLTNTTTIDSLFGLGEQWIFSLKTNTDFPHAHYSRAYTASVNIPYGYWFYQYQLSDSSSSYSFQNNHKYIYKNKNKDQQFDISRLVYRDNKQRVTLKGTLKHKKAKTQLAQQKLLINSPTLTSLSFSPEYTLSLHNGYLIINPTAEFGISLFGATPDYIADNSPRSHYRKLSLNLSYQYLFTDQFSYLTSFHSQYTPDNLYGSEKIAIDGIKAVRGYKEINFNANSGFYWRNEINISPITSFLSKWNFIFALDYGVAHSDQYETEKNKIIGSAIGASFYHSTFSSQILINKPVFYPKSLKPDCWSLYWSISLAI from the coding sequence ATGCATAAATTTAAAAAAATAAACTTATTCTTCTTTATATTTTTACTCGTTAGCAAAAATAGTTTTTCTTTGAATGATGAAAATGTAAATAATAAATGCTTTCTTATTAATAAAGTTGATATTACAGAAAATACTTTATTAGATTATAGACAGAAATCTAAAGTAATTTCACCGTATCTACAACAATGTCTAACATTAAATGATATGCATGAGGTCGCTAAATCAATTACTAATAATTATATTGAAAAAGGTTATGTTACCTCACAAGCTATTATTCCAGAGCAAGATCTTTCTAATCATAAGTTAGTAATAAAGATTATTGAAGGTAGAATAAAAGATATTTCTATCAATGGTGTTTCATCTAGATTAATTGATATTATTTTTCCTTCCTTTAAAGAAAAAATTTTAAATCTACGAGATTTAGAACATGGATTAGAACAGCTTAATCGATTAACAACAACGCAATATACATTGGATATTCAACCAAGCGATAGTGTGGGATATTCATCTGTAACCATTAATCGAAAAGCTAAAAAACTTCCTTTAAAGAATCGATTAACAATTGATAATTCGGGAACAGAAACAACAGGAAAGATCTTACTTACTAATACAACAACAATAGATTCTTTGTTTGGCTTGGGTGAGCAGTGGATTTTTTCACTAAAAACAAATACAGATTTCCCTCATGCTCACTATTCTCGTGCTTATACTGCAAGTGTTAATATCCCTTATGGTTATTGGTTTTATCAATACCAGTTATCTGATAGTAGTTCATCTTATTCCTTCCAAAATAATCACAAATATATTTATAAAAACAAAAATAAAGATCAGCAATTTGATATTAGTCGTTTAGTCTATCGAGATAATAAACAACGAGTAACACTAAAGGGAACGTTAAAGCATAAGAAAGCAAAAACGCAGTTAGCACAACAAAAATTATTAATAAATAGTCCCACATTGACTTCTTTATCATTTAGCCCTGAATATACTTTAAGTTTACATAATGGATATTTAATCATTAATCCAACTGCTGAGTTTGGGATCTCTCTTTTTGGCGCGACACCTGATTATATTGCTGACAATTCACCTCGTAGTCATTATCGAAAACTAAGTTTAAATTTAAGCTATCAATATTTATTCACTGATCAGTTTTCCTATCTTACTTCATTTCATAGTCAATATACGCCTGATAATCTTTATGGTTCGGAAAAAATAGCAATAGATGGAATAAAAGCTGTTCGTGGATATAAAGAAATAAATTTTAATGCTAATAGTGGGTTTTATTGGCGCAATGAAATAAATATATCACCAATAACTTCGTTTTTAAGTAAATGGAATTTTATTTTTGCACTTGATTATGGTGTCGCCCATTCAGATCAATATGAAACAGAAAAGAATAAAATAATTGGAAGTGCAATAGGTGCTTCTTTTTATCATTCCACTTTTTCTTCTCAAATTTTAATTAATAAACCTGTGTTTTATCCCAAATCATTAAAGCCAGATTGCTGGTCTTTATATTGGTCCATTTCTCTTGCTATTTAA
- a CDS encoding contact-dependent growth inhibition system immunity protein, with protein MIISKGYNLYTDIYFNYDYYIIVTISGYYIHFMDLKNGYNVLSKNITDDKLGYYSKISLSNSRKIESNSQEFNEMYNDKKYYSEWVKKIIKEYSYKNKTALFENMNLCGLSFIGNEIIKPQNHLRMDHWVGEGIPDSAIITLKSNCSDEVLGASIKEAFTRCISRKL; from the coding sequence ATGATTATATCGAAGGGCTATAATTTATATACAGATATTTACTTTAATTATGATTACTATATTATAGTAACTATCTCGGGGTACTATATCCACTTTATGGATTTGAAAAATGGATATAACGTTTTATCTAAGAATATCACTGATGATAAGTTAGGTTATTATTCAAAAATTTCTTTAAGTAATAGTAGAAAAATAGAAAGTAACTCACAAGAATTTAATGAGATGTATAATGATAAAAAATATTATTCAGAGTGGGTAAAAAAAATAATTAAAGAATATAGTTATAAAAATAAAACAGCTCTATTTGAAAATATGAACTTATGTGGTTTAAGCTTTATAGGTAATGAAATTATTAAGCCTCAAAACCATTTACGTATGGATCATTGGGTCGGCGAGGGAATACCTGATAGTGCAATTATTACATTAAAAAGCAATTGTAGTGATGAGGTTTTAGGTGCCTCAATAAAAGAGGCGTTTACGCGTTGTATTAGTCGGAAATTATAA
- the modF gene encoding molybdate ABC transporter ATP-binding protein ModF produces MKHLQLNKTQFRLSDKLCLQIDNLAINEGESWAFVGSNGSGKTALANALCQEGILLSGEFISTFSRPISLSFEKLQKMIEEEWRRNNTDLLSEGEEDTGLTVTQVIQMQVKDDDRCFLLAKQFGVEYLLSRRFKYLSTGESRKILLIQLLMNKPDLIILDEPFDGLDVDSRRALNELLTLLHQQNLTIVLILNRFNDIPDFIQYAGLLINCELVANGEKEQVLSDSVIGQLSHSETLENLTLPEQDSPDAIPQLSPTLSPIVLKDGVVSYNDKPVLHHLSWEVKPQQHWQILGPNGAGKSTLLSLITGDHPQGYSNDLTLFGRKRGSGETVWEIKRHIGYVSNALHQSYRVSSTVKNVIISGFHDSIGIYQAITDKQLKLADEWLALIGLTAHANHPFHALSWGQQRLVLIVRALVKHPTLLILDEPLQGLDTTNRLLVQRFIDIMISHSNTQLLFVSHHQEDAPSCITHRLTFIKEGEIYRYQQEIC; encoded by the coding sequence ATGAAACACTTACAACTCAACAAAACACAATTCCGCTTAAGCGATAAACTTTGTTTACAAATTGACAATTTAGCCATAAATGAAGGTGAGAGTTGGGCATTTGTAGGCAGTAATGGAAGCGGCAAAACCGCCTTAGCAAATGCATTATGCCAAGAAGGTATTTTGCTCTCTGGTGAATTTATCAGCACATTTTCTCGTCCAATTAGTCTCTCTTTTGAAAAACTGCAAAAAATGATTGAAGAAGAGTGGCGTCGGAATAACACAGATTTATTAAGTGAAGGTGAAGAAGATACTGGCTTAACTGTTACTCAAGTTATTCAAATGCAGGTAAAAGATGATGACAGATGCTTTTTATTAGCAAAGCAATTTGGTGTTGAATACCTTTTATCAAGACGTTTTAAATATCTATCTACAGGTGAATCTCGAAAAATATTGCTTATTCAACTTTTAATGAATAAACCTGATTTAATCATTTTAGATGAGCCTTTTGATGGGTTAGATGTTGATTCTCGCCGTGCTTTAAATGAATTGTTAACACTATTACATCAACAAAATCTGACTATCGTACTCATTCTAAATCGTTTTAATGATATTCCTGATTTTATTCAGTATGCAGGTCTACTCATTAATTGCGAACTAGTCGCCAACGGTGAGAAAGAACAGGTTTTATCTGACTCTGTTATTGGGCAATTATCTCACAGTGAAACTCTTGAAAATCTCACATTACCTGAACAAGATTCGCCTGATGCCATTCCTCAATTATCACCGACACTTTCCCCTATCGTGCTAAAAGATGGAGTAGTGAGCTATAACGATAAACCTGTTCTTCACCATTTAAGCTGGGAGGTAAAACCTCAGCAACATTGGCAGATTTTAGGCCCTAATGGTGCAGGAAAATCGACATTATTAAGTTTAATTACGGGCGATCACCCTCAAGGCTACAGCAATGACTTAACGCTATTTGGTCGTAAAAGAGGAAGTGGTGAAACAGTATGGGAAATTAAACGCCATATTGGTTATGTCAGTAATGCCTTACATCAGAGTTACCGTGTTTCTTCAACGGTAAAAAATGTCATTATTTCAGGTTTCCATGACTCTATTGGCATTTATCAAGCGATTACAGATAAACAGCTAAAACTTGCTGATGAATGGTTAGCGTTAATTGGTTTAACTGCACATGCTAATCATCCATTTCATGCCTTATCTTGGGGTCAGCAACGCTTAGTGTTAATTGTTAGAGCATTAGTTAAACACCCTACCTTACTTATTCTTGATGAGCCATTGCAAGGATTAGACACAACGAACCGGCTCTTAGTACAGCGTTTTATTGATATCATGATAAGCCACAGTAATACGCAACTTTTGTTTGTGAGCCACCATCAAGAAGATGCGCCATCGTGTATTACTCATCGATTGACTTTTATTAAAGAAGGCGAAATTTATCGTTACCAGCAAGAAATTTGTTAA
- the gpmA gene encoding 2,3-diphosphoglycerate-dependent phosphoglycerate mutase, giving the protein MAVTKLVLVRHGESVWNKENRFTGWTDVELSEKGRNEAQEAGKLLNAEGFVFDYAYTSVLKRAIHTLWNILDQVDQQWLPVEKCWKLNERHYGALQGLNKAETAEKYGDEQVKQWRRGFAITPPELTKDDERFPGKDPRYASLTAAELPLTESLALTIDRVTPYWEEVIKPRVASGEKVIIAAHGNSLRALVKYLDNMSEDEILELNIPTAVPLVYEFDENMKPIKRYYLGNADEIAAKAAAVANQGKAK; this is encoded by the coding sequence ATGGCAGTAACTAAGCTTGTGCTAGTTCGACACGGTGAAAGTGTATGGAACAAAGAAAACCGTTTTACAGGCTGGACTGACGTTGAGCTGTCCGAAAAAGGCCGTAATGAAGCGCAAGAAGCAGGTAAACTGCTGAACGCTGAAGGTTTCGTTTTTGACTATGCATATACTTCTGTTCTGAAACGCGCAATTCACACCCTGTGGAACATTCTTGATCAAGTTGATCAACAATGGCTGCCAGTTGAAAAATGCTGGAAATTAAACGAACGTCATTACGGTGCTCTGCAAGGCTTAAACAAAGCTGAAACTGCTGAAAAATACGGTGACGAGCAAGTTAAACAATGGCGTCGTGGTTTTGCTATCACTCCACCAGAATTAACTAAAGACGATGAACGTTTCCCAGGTAAAGATCCTCGTTATGCATCTTTAACTGCGGCAGAACTGCCATTAACAGAAAGTCTAGCATTAACTATCGACCGTGTAACACCATACTGGGAAGAAGTTATCAAACCACGTGTTGCTTCTGGTGAGAAAGTTATTATTGCAGCTCACGGTAACTCACTGCGTGCTCTGGTTAAATACCTAGACAACATGAGCGAAGACGAAATTCTTGAGCTGAATATCCCAACAGCTGTACCTTTAGTTTACGAATTTGATGAAAACATGAAACCAATCAAACGTTACTACTTAGGTAATGCTGACGAAATCGCAGCAAAAGCAGCCGCTGTTGCTAACCAAGGTAAAGCGAAGTAA
- a CDS encoding tetratricopeptide repeat protein, producing MKLKIVTILFIIIMFIIMFVLFPFKEDKINNPSPSLFKQSLSHYQLYLGDIYFDKNDKNKARKFYLLSAYNENAEAQAKIGSFYINGNLYFPKDYELAMKWLLKSSSKNNPTAQFYIGYMYDDGLGVIQNYYIAIEWYLKSAEQNFSRAQNNLGLLYLDGLGTKQDYEKAMEWYLKAVSNGHIKTNNNIAYSYQHGLGVDQDYQKAMIFYLKAAEDNDPSAIYNIGYLYEKGLGVIADKEKACEWYQKSYELGFKPAKFRLDLLKIHD from the coding sequence ATGAAATTAAAAATAGTTACCATTCTATTTATTATTATTATGTTTATAATAATGTTTGTTTTATTTCCGTTTAAGGAGGATAAAATAAATAATCCTTCTCCCTCTCTATTTAAACAAAGCCTTTCACATTATCAGCTTTACTTAGGCGATATTTATTTTGATAAGAATGATAAAAATAAAGCCCGCAAATTTTATTTATTATCTGCTTATAACGAGAATGCGGAGGCTCAAGCAAAAATAGGTTCTTTCTACATTAATGGAAATTTATATTTCCCTAAAGATTATGAATTGGCCATGAAGTGGCTACTAAAATCGTCTAGTAAAAATAATCCTACTGCACAGTTTTATATAGGATATATGTATGATGATGGTTTAGGTGTTATACAAAATTACTATATAGCAATTGAATGGTATTTAAAATCTGCAGAGCAGAATTTTAGTAGAGCACAGAATAATCTAGGTCTTTTATATTTAGATGGTCTTGGTACTAAACAAGACTACGAAAAAGCAATGGAGTGGTATTTAAAAGCAGTTAGTAATGGGCATATCAAAACAAACAATAATATTGCTTATTCATATCAACATGGCTTAGGAGTTGATCAGGATTATCAGAAAGCAATGATCTTCTATTTAAAGGCGGCTGAAGATAATGATCCCTCAGCTATTTATAATATTGGTTATTTATATGAAAAAGGATTGGGTGTCATTGCTGACAAAGAAAAAGCATGTGAATGGTATCAAAAGTCATATGAGCTTGGATTTAAACCCGCTAAATTTAGACTTGATCTATTAAAGATACATGACTAA
- a CDS encoding contact-dependent growth inhibition system immunity protein, with protein sequence MTFINDNEYCALIVMTDKFFCLNTESGYGLMTLDPNFSSIILSLTCSNKELGESLIKVLENSRTQLKDEEYDKLFKKENIKKNWDSWLELLQYKYNYRSKRQLLANMLNCSVYLSNNKILISPSHHSSLEGWEGIGASHKVILSLDSSSDEIGLGIRLAFSRCTTKRF encoded by the coding sequence ATGACGTTTATTAACGATAATGAGTATTGTGCTTTGATAGTAATGACAGATAAATTTTTTTGCTTAAATACGGAATCTGGCTATGGGCTAATGACACTCGATCCTAATTTTTCATCAATTATACTTTCTTTAACATGTTCAAATAAGGAGCTTGGCGAAAGTTTAATTAAAGTTTTAGAGAATAGTCGAACTCAGCTCAAAGATGAGGAATATGACAAACTCTTTAAAAAGGAAAATATAAAAAAAAACTGGGATTCATGGCTAGAATTATTACAGTATAAATATAACTATCGCTCAAAACGTCAACTTTTAGCTAATATGCTAAATTGTTCTGTTTATCTTTCTAATAACAAAATATTAATTTCACCTTCTCACCATTCAAGTCTTGAAGGATGGGAAGGAATAGGGGCATCCCATAAGGTTATTTTATCGCTAGATAGCTCATCTGATGAGATAGGTTTGGGTATTCGGCTTGCATTTAGTCGGTGTACTACGAAGAGATTTTAA